The genomic segment tttccctgttcccatcctttcctgccatttccttattcccacccctcccttttcctAAACAACCAAGGTTGGAAACGCATCAGAGATGTtgaggatgtccatgggcgacgatGGCTAATGCTCATCAAGTAGACCGTCTGCTAGTTGGCTACctgtcacataaaaaaaacaatgtaaaaaCCGCAGGGCTAACAGCAATACtccttacaaaaaaaacaaacttttgtTGTTGTTGCATGAAAAAGTGTATGAAATGTCTTTAAATGTTCATTGTTAAAAGATTGTTCTGAAACCCTgtgcttttataaataatcaagtGTTGTCAGCATACAATTTCACCTCTAAAGCCAACTTTACAACcctatatatttacatacatatatattaaaaacaataactattttgaaatttaatccCTGGGGAATTCCACATgtgatgttattttatacgtcAAACccgaaatataaattatttttatcaataaaaacacCCTCCAACCACGTGTCACGTTTGAGGATATGATcgtgtttgtaattttatataagaagtaaacatattaaatataacaattacctgttaatgaatttcaatttaaaaagtcttaggaatatattttttaatttccattgtattttcattattcattACATTCTATTTCTGttcactaaaaaaaaaaattctgttagCTACACAGCAAACAACAAATGACACAGCATTTCACTTCTCAACATTATcgttttcaatcttataaaatatggatGAAAGTATCTTAGAGTTTCACtagtacatataataagacagtaagaatcgaatgtctgtacattaaatatttttccaaaatactGATAGGAGGCCATTAAAAGGgtcatagaaaccaaaaaaacaatttttggaatatttgtctgtctgtctgtctggtacgttataacttcaaaactactcaacggatTTGAACGCGGTTTTCAGACTtagattacatataattaggagcattgtcaaaactttgtttcgtcaaaatcagTCAAAGGAAAAGTTAtggtcatttaaaaatttaatacaagcgctgcttcaaaacttttaaactctgcaacttaatattgattagttatatattatatcttagttaatagttaattagttatattagttactaaaaaatatgttccaatatctatatgttaattttaatattaaaacttatgagagGTGCTGTgctcgatagatggcgttgataaAATACGCCATCAACCTAGATCGCGGTATTAGGATTCTCCGTTGTGTAAGGACTACCATGCGGTTCGAAAATTCATAGCCGTTTGTTGGTTGTAGTTGTCTATCATTTGTTATCATCCCTTttctatatgtaattattttaagtttgatatatatatatatatatatatatatatatatatatatattatggttATGCAAAAAGCGACCAACACGCGGGCAAGAGCTAGTACTCACATAAAACTGCTTTCCGTAtgaactatattaaatttatcccCACGTTTCGAATTTGCATTAACGCGATCATAAAGCAGAGATGAATGTGTCAAGTGTTAAGACAGCATCGCTTAATGAAATAGTAAATCcgtaaaatatagttttgtttataataacaaatataacaattcttttattaatggGATAATAAAAACGTTGCTGTAAATTCTCTTTCAAAAAGGACTTTTCGTTTGAAGATTTGTCaccaataaagttattaatgattttgtttttgtttatataatcaataaattcaGTAGTTATATCTTATTTCAACACCAACGTCAAATCTAAACATCATAAtccttcaatttattttttgtgacgtcaccaatatttaataaatctaatttattgttctattttaatgaaattaagtcTGTCAGAAACTTAACTGAGTTACCACTGTGAAGACTACCTCATGACAACTTAATATCACGAAGTCATCGGGAACTAAACGAAACTAACTAACGAGTATAGCGTATATGTTAGAGACATGACATACAAGTTTTTGGCGAGTACTtagtaatgtaatttatttttttattttcatcaatatttcaattaatttttagaaatcgtgatcacgggcagatgagGTGAAAGATGAGATAAGATAAAAgtcttataataaagaaacgtTCATAGTTTTCCTAGaaacttattttcatttacatatgtTATTTCTTTATCCGGTgtctaaaattattgatatatatccctcaataaaagaaagtatgttgttttcttttttttattttatttaaagataatataagttttattatacactAAGTGTAATGTCCACACGATTGCTTAGTAATGGAAATattgcttattttaaaataacttatatttcttCCGAAATCAAACAAATTCTTACCTACCCAATAAGATATGTaccaataaagttattaataaataatatgtaccaATAAAGTTATCTTTACATTAAACCCGCTGTATACTGAGTATCTGTTAAACACTGATCATTTATCGCTTAACAAGTTCATTTATTGAGTACAATAATTCTTACGTACCAAGTCgactatatatttgaaataacaaaaattttattttattggtgtACCAGCTTTATATAGAAGAATGATTGGCTGTACCTGTTTTGTcctttttatgttaatgaacACAATTTACTCTGAAAGGGTAAGCTGCTATTACTCACTCTGATATCTACAATTTACActagtattcattttaattaaattaatatctttttatgtactacaagtgttttattatttcgacCTACACACTCTTGAAGTTTCGGTTGCTttgcagcaactgtgatctatgatagacgagatgaaaatgtatgtttgttggTCTTGTCATTTGTCAGGCGGCGGTAGATGAATAGtggtatgaaataataaaaagcgcgtattacatccgaaaatattagttttatttaaagggtAAGCATTTCTTAGAAAAAGTATAAGCAGAGAAACATCTAGTTATTTCTAATAGTTAGTGTTAAGTAGCCATACTTATTATTTCCTACATATTTCAGGACGAGTATGAAATTAGCAGAAGATTTGATTTACCACGTAATTTAAATCAGGAAAGGGATCCAAAGAAACGTAAATATTTGTGGATGGCACAGGATTCTCTTAATCTATACGAATCTACAAACAACATGACCattcattatgtttttttataaaattaatgaagttaCAGAAGAACTACTTAATGGGACAATCACACATTGACTTCACTGTCATTCCAGCTTTCTGTCTAAAGATCTCGTTTCTTCCAGAGTGCTTGAATAATCCAGCATATGTAATGGAATGTCGTTCAGAATTATGGGATCAATCCTGGATTAGTAGAAGACAGATTACACTTGACTGCGGGCAAGGCAAGGACATTTAAGTTTGTCGTCCAAACCGActtgaataattaatgtaatccAGTATATTGcagtttaatgaaataagtttCTTTGAAATTAACTTTGCAACTATTTTAAACCATTAACGCGGCTCTGGCTCCTAtgaaagattatatttttttgtagctAATGTCTTATACCtactgtaattattaaaaataaattcctcACAGCTTAACGGAAATTCTAAAGGTgggatataaacaaaaaattaattaattattgtggGCCATAGTAGCCTACACACAACGGCCCCATTTTTTTCTGGGTCCCCTACCGCTACCCTTTAGGCCTGCAGCGCCCACAAGCGGCCATTATCGCCTCTTTCGGGGATAGCTGAAttataatgatgaaaaattaataaatcaagtagaagttaatattaagtcatattcatttttgaaatattaaccaACACTATTGCtttgaaactaaataaacacAGTAAACTCACCACTATTATCGcaattgaagtattttttttattattgcaaataATTCAATCACTGAAAAACAAACTGCAATTTGATTTGAAAGCATTTCTTACTTTATACAAAGTCAAAAtaaggaaatttataaaataaaatatatttttaatgcatgttatttcatttacaaggaaaaatattataataattgtaataattgtgTTTCGGATCCAAATGAACGCATACAAcaccaattattattagtGCATTGATTTCACGCACGCCGACATGCATTATTTGATTacaactaattaatttaaggcgagattctttttattatgtatatgtgtatttatctttaaataatttaaaaaaatatcggaACCTTGATATATCTTAAATGGAATAGTGAGGTCTAATACCATTTGATCATTAGTGATAAGCCATGTTTCGTTTCTACATGTCTGTCTGCTATGAACATtttgtataacatattttagtctcgtcttatttttcttttctttttattcctataacaattcttttcttttatagttttaagttCGACGCATACATGAACTAGATATGTAGTTAACGACATTTCAGAATAATAaggattttatgttttatatacacaaataaccttaaaatattttatttcttagaaaaaataaGCCACTAATTGCAAAAAGCAACGCAAAAAACGGAATTTTCTATAACACGAAGCTCTTCAGATAAATGGTCTCTATTAtcccttaaaatataaaacagtaagGCCATTTAGGCCATATCGAAAAACTTTCAACGTAAAGTatgattaaattgaaaacaatcGGTTTTGAAAGCTTCAAACTAatgtaaaaagaattataCCTCTccttttatatagaaaaatagtaAACGCTAATGTGATCAttgattttagatttaaattaatattaatattcgcGATTTTCTGGATCCTTTCGTATACATTTGTTGGGTCAGTTTAGTATAACTTGTCTGATGTACTTTTATTACACACCAAACAGTCGAAAAAAAAGTCcaaacataatgagatctaagattttcgcgagtattcaagTCCTAAGTCCCATACAGCTAAGCCTATCATATTTAAACCTATCCAAAATTGTATGAGTTATGTAGGGTCACGTAAATATTACAGTTCATATTACGTATGTATTAAAGAGCCTCATAAAGAGACGATTGTCTTCTCTAATGTCAGATAAGGATATGCTCTAGCCCAAATTAGTTTTATGTCCATGTACCTACCTAGAAGTTTCTTAGTTCAGATACACGTGTTTCTAATCGAAACGACTCATATTAAACACACACCGTATAATTAGTACactaattaaatgtatatcgacttacataatttgattaaaacaattattaaactaaaccgtgatactatatatagtattcataaaacaaataaacattactttcTAGCAACATTAGCAGACTGCTAGCGAAATGGTCGGCTCTAAAACGATTTGTTCGTTACTTATGCTGATGGCTTTTACTTTGCCATCCGCGGtaagaattgttttattttattttcataatttcatataaattagcTTTTCTCAAACCAATAATTTTAGatgaataagttttttttaatatttttaaccgaTGTTACGTCATCTTTAGATTACCAAACATTTCAATCCATATGTCATCCAAAGCGGAATTAAGGATTAGGGAGGAGCTTTTGGACATAATAAGTTTAGTAGGGAAGTTTGGCCATTCACTCCCTGAATttcgaattaaaatttatattatttaattggaattacttattattagtGTCTCTTTAAaggcaataattattattctgtcATCCCTAATATCTTGACGACAGGAAAAGTTACTACATTTTGTGTTATTAGTAAAGGCACTGCAAgccatttattttcaaatttcattCTTCTCCTCTCTTCAAAACTTAATATGCCCGAGCTACATGTACATGGATACGAGCGTATCAGCTTACCTTTAGAAGCTCCATCTTCTAATCCCGAGGCTTATACTATTtgtaacaatacaaaattattatgctTAGTATAAAGATAGCAGACAACTCATTGCTTATCTTATAccatataacataacataataatttttgacattAACTTGGATTTTCCTTTTCAAGTTATGTTAGCAAAATgttccattatttttatacatgaagattatatatttcagaaaaCTCTAAGAGATTTATCAGTTGAAGACTCAAAGCCGAATGTTGGAACGGGTGAAATCATAGACGTGGATCCAACAAAACCTAAGTATCATGTGATGGCAGAACAATCATTAATACAATATGAAGAACAAAATAACCTGAATCAAGGTTACGTGGTTTTTAGGGTGATGAAAGTAACAGAACAAGTTGTCTCTGGTCTTCTGACCAGAATAGACTTCCTCGCCATACTACGACTCTGTAAGCAAGGATCTCAGCACAGAACTTCCAATTGTCAAGTCCACTACCCCGGTAGTACGTTATTATGTTATTCAGAAATATGGGATCAAAACTGGTTGCACAGAAGAGAAACCACTGTTACATGTGAGCCTCCACTAACTGGTGGTAGCTAGTTTGACGTTGTTACAACAGAATtagttattttctttcaatgtctccatgtattaaatataaatacagacCATCTTACtttgaaattcaataaaacaaaaattttgaaatcttaataatattgtaatatttgtttttaaatatcctaATTCCTTTTCACATTCAAGCAATAAGTCTTTGTGAAGCTTTTCTTCCAAATATGTTTAAACTAAAAGCTGTCCTCAAATATGTCAAGTGCATTCCGGTAGCCATGATAACATTTTGGAGGACTGTGAccatgtaatatttatcatatcacAACATTTCACACAATTATAGAAAAGTCTCTTTttggaataattattataatatacataacttAATATGAGAATTTGTTAAGAATTCGATATGACAAAAGTCATGGGGATTGGTGAGTTGTCCGAATGTGATGTAGCAGACCCCAAAAGTGCCTCTTAGAGGTAGAGCCTAAAATTAAGATGTCGTAGAGAAGAGAGTGGCAATCAGGGTATTTGAAGACTTGCCAGCCTTCTAGTACAATGTCGCTGAGATGTGTATGTTGCGGGAATTCGTCTTCGTCTGTGAGTTTCTTCGTCGGTGGCTTTCTTGTATTTATGGTCTGTTATCAATTCGTCATCAAGGTCTTAGAGCATGTCTTTAGGACGTCTATTGCCAAACGAAGAGTTGGGGGACAGGCAGTAGCCGACGGATTTGATACAAAATTGCGGTTTCAAAAAATCTCTTTGGGGTCGTCTTGATGTGCCTGACTAGCGTAGATATCGGAGTTCAGCTCTATCTAGCTCAAAGATGGTCTGGTAGAAAAAATCCCCAGTTTAGTTAAA from the Danaus plexippus chromosome 18 unlocalized genomic scaffold, MEX_DaPlex mxdp_35, whole genome shotgun sequence genome contains:
- the LOC116772888 gene encoding cystatin cpi-2-like, which translates into the protein MVGSKTICSLLMLMAFTLPSAKTLRDLSVEDSKPNVGTGEIIDVDPTKPKYHVMAEQSLIQYEEQNNLNQGYVVFRVMKVTEQVVSGLLTRIDFLAILRLCKQGSQHRTSNCQVHYPGSTLLCYSEIWDQNWLHRRETTVTCEPPLTGGS